The following are from one region of the Edwardsiella tarda ATCC 15947 = NBRC 105688 genome:
- the mgtA gene encoding magnesium-translocating P-type ATPase: MTQMIDQNSAIQKGRREKTKKNYAIADEARVSLDATLATLSASTQGLEAADAVERLQLHGPNQVAHEKAPPALVQFVMAFNNPFIYVLMALAVISFVTDYWLPLRHGEPTDLTGVIIIIVMVSLSGLLRFWQEFRTNKAAEALKSMVRTTATVLRRAHPFAQGECHEIPMQQLVPGDIILLSAGDMIPADVKLIESRDLFISQAVLTGEALPIEKYDVTANVREKSSEACTGEGSLLELANICLMGTNVSSGTAKAVVVATGNRTYFGSLAKSIVGTRSQTAFDRGVNSVSWLLIRFMLVMVPIVLLINGFTKGDWTDAALFALAVAVGLTPEMLPMIVSSNLAKGAITMSRRKVVVKRLNAIQNFGAMDVLCTDKTGTLTQDRIILEHYLDTQGQANPRVLQLAWLNSYHQSGMKNLMDKAVIRCGQGNPAIDAMSGYSKIDELPFDFSRRRLSIVVSDEQRNHTLICKGAVEEMIAIASHIEERGQILPLDEARRHALQTLAEAYNRQGFRVLMLGTRDLGHDGCAFPLSIADERDLILCGLLTFLDPPKESAAAAIDALRENGVMVKVLTGDNPTVTGKICQEVGLEPGEVLLGSDIERLDDQQLAHEAERRTVFAKLSPLQKSRVLKALQNNGHTVGFLGDGINDAPALRDADVGISVDTGTDIAKESADIILLEKDLMVLEQGVITGRETFGNIIKYLNMTASSNFGNVFSVLVASAFIPFLPMLAIQLLLQNLLYDLSQMSLPWDRMDKEFLRKPRKWDAKNIGRFMLWIGPTSSLFDIATYALMWYVFSANSIAHESLFQSGWFIEGLLSQTLVVHMLRTQKIPFIQSCAALPVMLTTGVIMALGIYIPFSPLGHFIGLQPLPLSYFPWLVAILLSYCVLTQLMKRFYIHRFGQWF, translated from the coding sequence ATGACTCAAATGATCGACCAAAACAGCGCGATCCAGAAAGGACGCCGGGAAAAAACGAAGAAAAACTACGCCATCGCCGATGAGGCTCGCGTCAGCCTCGATGCCACGCTGGCCACGCTCTCCGCCAGTACCCAGGGATTAGAGGCGGCGGATGCCGTGGAGCGGTTACAACTGCATGGCCCCAACCAGGTCGCCCATGAGAAGGCGCCACCGGCGCTGGTTCAGTTCGTCATGGCCTTCAACAATCCCTTTATCTACGTATTGATGGCCCTGGCCGTGATCAGCTTCGTCACCGATTACTGGTTACCGCTGCGCCACGGCGAACCGACCGACCTGACCGGTGTGATCATCATCATCGTGATGGTCTCCCTCAGCGGCCTGCTGCGTTTCTGGCAAGAGTTCCGCACCAACAAGGCTGCCGAGGCGCTCAAGTCGATGGTACGCACCACCGCCACCGTGTTACGACGCGCCCACCCGTTCGCCCAGGGCGAATGCCATGAGATCCCGATGCAGCAACTGGTGCCGGGCGATATCATCCTGCTCTCCGCCGGCGATATGATCCCGGCCGACGTCAAACTGATCGAGTCACGCGATCTGTTTATCAGTCAGGCCGTACTAACCGGTGAAGCCTTACCGATCGAGAAATACGACGTCACCGCCAATGTGCGGGAGAAGTCCAGCGAGGCCTGTACCGGTGAGGGCAGCCTATTAGAGCTGGCGAATATCTGCCTGATGGGTACCAACGTCTCCAGCGGCACCGCCAAGGCGGTGGTGGTCGCCACTGGGAACCGCACCTATTTCGGCTCCTTGGCTAAATCCATCGTCGGCACCCGCTCCCAGACCGCCTTCGATCGCGGCGTCAACAGTGTCAGCTGGCTACTGATCCGCTTTATGCTGGTGATGGTACCCATCGTGCTGTTGATCAATGGCTTCACGAAGGGGGACTGGACCGACGCCGCCCTGTTCGCCCTGGCCGTCGCCGTTGGCCTGACCCCGGAGATGCTGCCGATGATCGTCAGCTCTAACCTGGCGAAGGGAGCCATCACCATGTCGCGCCGCAAGGTGGTGGTTAAACGGCTCAACGCCATCCAGAACTTTGGCGCCATGGATGTGCTGTGTACCGACAAGACCGGGACGCTGACGCAAGATCGCATCATCCTGGAACACTATCTGGATACCCAGGGCCAAGCGAATCCGCGTGTCTTGCAACTGGCCTGGCTGAATAGCTACCACCAGAGTGGCATGAAGAACCTGATGGATAAGGCGGTGATCCGCTGTGGACAGGGTAATCCGGCCATCGATGCGATGTCGGGCTACAGCAAGATCGACGAGCTGCCGTTCGACTTCAGCCGGCGCCGCCTCTCCATCGTGGTCAGCGACGAGCAGCGCAACCATACCCTGATTTGCAAAGGGGCCGTCGAGGAGATGATCGCCATCGCCAGCCATATCGAAGAGCGGGGCCAGATCCTGCCGCTGGATGAGGCACGCCGCCACGCGCTGCAAACCCTGGCCGAGGCGTATAACCGTCAAGGCTTCCGTGTCCTGATGCTCGGTACGCGCGATCTCGGTCACGATGGCTGCGCCTTCCCACTCAGCATCGCCGACGAGCGGGATCTGATCCTGTGCGGCCTGTTAACCTTCCTCGATCCGCCGAAAGAGTCCGCCGCCGCCGCGATCGACGCTCTGCGCGAAAATGGTGTTATGGTTAAGGTCTTGACCGGCGATAACCCGACCGTGACCGGCAAGATCTGCCAAGAGGTGGGATTGGAGCCGGGTGAGGTTCTGCTCGGCAGCGATATCGAGCGACTGGATGATCAACAGTTGGCACATGAGGCCGAACGACGCACCGTCTTTGCCAAGCTGAGTCCGTTGCAGAAGTCTCGTGTGCTCAAGGCATTACAGAATAATGGCCACACCGTCGGCTTCCTCGGTGATGGCATCAACGATGCGCCGGCGCTGCGCGATGCCGATGTCGGTATCTCCGTCGATACCGGTACCGATATCGCCAAAGAGTCGGCGGATATCATCCTGCTAGAGAAGGATCTGATGGTATTGGAACAGGGGGTGATCACCGGACGTGAGACCTTCGGTAACATCATCAAATACCTGAACATGACCGCCAGCTCTAACTTCGGCAACGTGTTCTCTGTCCTGGTGGCCAGCGCCTTTATTCCGTTCCTGCCGATGCTGGCCATCCAGCTCTTGCTGCAAAATCTGCTGTATGATCTGTCACAGATGAGCCTACCCTGGGATCGCATGGACAAGGAGTTTCTGCGCAAACCGCGCAAGTGGGATGCCAAAAACATCGGCCGCTTTATGCTGTGGATCGGCCCGACCTCCTCCCTGTTCGACATCGCCACCTATGCCCTGATGTGGTACGTCTTCTCCGCCAACAGCATCGCCCATGAGTCGCTGTTCCAGTCCGGCTGGTTCATCGAGGGGTTACTGTCGCAGACCCTGGTGGTGCATATGCTGCGCACCCAGAAGATCCCCTTCATCCAGAGTTGTGCCGCACTGCCAGTGATGCTGACCACCGGTGTCATCATGGCGTTAGGGATCTACATCCCCTTCTCGCCCCTGGGGCACTTTATCGGCCTGCAACCGCTGCCGTTGAGCTACTTCCCGTGGTTGGTCGCCATCCTGTTGAGCTATTGCGTTCTGACGCAGCTGATGAAGCGTTTCTATATTCACCGCTTCGGTCAGTGGTTCTAA
- a CDS encoding sensor histidine kinase, producing MAVSQVDLILSLLQQMCVYLVIAYLLSKTPLFIPLMQVTIRLPHKLVCYLTFSMFCIMGTYFGLHIDDSIANTRAIGAVLGGVLGGPSVGFLVGLTGGLHRYSMGGMTALACMISTVVEGLVGGLLHRQMLRHHRLDLLFTPWVVGAIALLAELLQMGIILLIARPFWEAEELVEHIALPMMITNSIGAAMFMRILLDRRAIVDKYSSAFSAKALQIAARADGILRRGFDRQNSMKVARILYEELGVGAVALTDRQHLLAFIGIGDDHHLVGSPITSHHTLRAIEHNQVVYADGNEVPYQCSITPHCKLGSSLVIPLRGEDNRVMGTIKLYEAKNNLFSSINRTLGEGIGYLLSAQILAGKYEQQKQLLAQSQIKLLHAQVNPHFLFNALNTLSAVIRRDPDHARRLVLSLSTFFRKNLKRNGDEVTLADELEHVDAYLAIEKARFAENLTVAVSVDEALLATRLPAFSLQPIVENAIKHGTAQLFGVGRVRLHCWREEERVCISVEDNAGLYHPQPGGDGLGMNLVDRRIKARYGEQFGVQVRCEPERSTQVVVCVPWVTASDKPAALPRTLAEDPRD from the coding sequence ATGGCCGTCAGCCAGGTGGATCTAATCCTTTCGCTGTTGCAGCAGATGTGCGTCTATTTGGTGATCGCCTATCTGCTCAGTAAAACCCCGCTATTCATTCCATTGATGCAGGTGACGATCCGTCTGCCGCATAAGCTGGTGTGCTACCTCACTTTCTCGATGTTTTGCATCATGGGCACCTACTTCGGCCTGCATATCGATGACTCGATCGCCAACACGCGGGCGATCGGTGCGGTGCTCGGTGGGGTGCTGGGTGGGCCGAGCGTCGGCTTTCTCGTGGGACTGACCGGCGGGCTACATCGCTATTCGATGGGGGGGATGACGGCGCTCGCCTGCATGATCTCGACGGTGGTGGAGGGATTGGTGGGCGGCCTCTTGCATCGGCAAATGCTGCGTCATCATCGCCTTGATCTGCTGTTTACTCCGTGGGTAGTCGGGGCGATAGCCTTACTGGCAGAGTTACTCCAGATGGGGATCATCCTCCTGATCGCGCGTCCCTTCTGGGAGGCCGAGGAGTTGGTAGAGCATATCGCCTTACCGATGATGATCACCAACAGCATCGGCGCGGCGATGTTTATGCGCATCCTGTTGGATCGACGGGCGATCGTCGACAAGTACTCTTCCGCCTTCTCCGCCAAGGCGTTGCAGATCGCCGCGCGGGCCGACGGAATATTGCGCCGGGGTTTCGATCGTCAGAATAGCATGAAGGTGGCGCGCATCCTGTATGAGGAGTTAGGCGTCGGGGCGGTGGCGCTGACCGATCGCCAGCATCTGCTGGCTTTTATCGGCATCGGGGATGATCATCATCTGGTGGGCTCGCCGATCACCTCGCACCATACCCTACGCGCCATCGAACACAATCAGGTGGTGTATGCCGATGGTAATGAGGTGCCTTATCAGTGTTCGATCACACCGCACTGTAAGCTAGGGTCGTCACTGGTGATCCCATTACGCGGTGAGGATAATCGCGTGATGGGCACCATTAAGCTATACGAGGCGAAGAATAACCTGTTTTCCAGCATCAATCGCACCCTCGGCGAGGGGATCGGCTATCTGCTGTCGGCGCAGATCTTGGCGGGCAAGTATGAACAGCAGAAGCAACTGCTGGCCCAATCCCAGATTAAACTGCTGCATGCCCAAGTAAATCCCCATTTCCTGTTCAATGCCTTAAATACCTTATCGGCGGTGATCCGTCGCGACCCGGATCATGCGCGCCGCCTGGTGCTGTCGCTGTCGACCTTCTTTCGTAAGAATTTGAAGCGCAATGGTGATGAGGTGACGTTGGCGGATGAGTTGGAGCATGTGGATGCCTATCTGGCGATCGAGAAGGCGCGTTTCGCCGAGAATCTGACGGTGGCGGTGAGTGTCGATGAGGCACTGCTGGCGACCCGGCTGCCGGCGTTCTCCCTGCAACCGATCGTCGAGAATGCCATTAAGCATGGCACCGCTCAGCTGTTCGGCGTGGGGCGGGTTCGGCTACACTGCTGGCGTGAGGAGGAGCGGGTCTGCATCAGTGTGGAGGATAACGCTGGCCTGTACCACCCGCAGCCGGGCGGTGATGGCTTAGGAATGAATCTGGTCGATCGGCGTATCAAGGCGCGTTACGGTGAGCAGTTCGGCGTGCAGGTCCGCTGCGAGCCCGAGCGCTCGACGCAGGTGGTGGTGTGCGTCCCCTGGGTCACGGCATCGGATAAGCCAGCGGCGCTGCCGCGCACGCTGGCCGAAGATCCGCGGGACTAG